One genomic window of Prosthecobacter algae includes the following:
- a CDS encoding LamG-like jellyroll fold domain-containing protein encodes MNLDERIHRYMDGLATAEEVQQLQNILLTQPEARRLFADLANLDAALAEQATGWESPVQGKSAKPQRTAIPHFWLAAAAALTLLITGTWWWQSNGAAHATVARGIGSSTFSQGMQIHNAAYEMEAGTVEFITARGAKVVIEAPASFQFENGQRLWLKRGRVAADVPPSAKGFTVITPTGQAVDLGTQFGVDVPQQGQAEIHVFKGEVIAQSFKGGKRQSLKDGQAYSLQSGAGAAREIRSAAFIQPDEMPALQAALTSGQRSRSDAAMAALRQDPTLIALLDFENSKLPPGTFRMTQGRWPGSRAPEFVNVGDHMKLDAGGDHTWPQLTLAAWVRLDRLEALYQSLYHTDGWDDDKRGQVHWIIKKDATMRLALKRNTLLPGSSEKDGFPDSATPVLPEKGRWVHVAVTYDAEAKLIRFYLNGRFDKECLQATAHPALLGPAQIGNWDSQDRKLSGRVDELILLGRTMTDDEIRALFDAGNPYL; translated from the coding sequence TCGCCGAACAGGCCACTGGCTGGGAATCCCCTGTCCAAGGAAAGTCGGCCAAACCTCAGCGGACAGCCATTCCCCACTTTTGGTTAGCCGCAGCCGCAGCGCTGACCCTGCTCATCACCGGAACGTGGTGGTGGCAAAGCAACGGAGCCGCTCATGCCACCGTGGCCCGTGGCATTGGCAGCAGCACTTTTTCTCAAGGTATGCAGATTCACAATGCGGCCTATGAAATGGAAGCTGGCACCGTGGAGTTCATCACCGCACGTGGGGCAAAGGTGGTCATCGAAGCCCCCGCGAGTTTCCAGTTTGAAAATGGCCAGCGGCTGTGGCTGAAACGCGGCCGGGTGGCGGCGGATGTGCCGCCTTCGGCGAAAGGTTTTACCGTCATCACCCCGACAGGCCAGGCCGTGGACCTGGGCACCCAATTTGGTGTGGATGTGCCGCAGCAGGGCCAGGCAGAAATCCATGTCTTCAAGGGCGAAGTCATCGCCCAATCCTTCAAGGGAGGCAAACGCCAGAGCCTGAAGGATGGCCAGGCCTACTCCCTGCAATCCGGGGCAGGAGCCGCGCGAGAGATCCGCTCCGCAGCTTTTATCCAGCCCGATGAAATGCCTGCCCTGCAGGCGGCCCTCACCTCCGGTCAGCGCAGCCGTTCGGATGCCGCCATGGCCGCACTGCGACAAGACCCGACCCTGATCGCCCTGCTCGACTTTGAAAATTCCAAACTACCGCCCGGCACTTTTCGCATGACCCAGGGCCGCTGGCCTGGATCACGCGCCCCCGAGTTCGTCAATGTGGGCGATCACATGAAGCTCGATGCGGGCGGTGATCACACCTGGCCCCAACTCACACTCGCCGCTTGGGTGCGGCTAGACCGGCTGGAAGCCCTCTACCAGTCCCTTTATCACACCGATGGTTGGGATGATGACAAGCGAGGTCAAGTCCACTGGATCATTAAGAAGGACGCCACCATGCGCCTCGCGCTCAAACGCAATACCTTACTTCCCGGCTCCTCTGAGAAAGACGGCTTCCCAGATTCCGCCACCCCGGTCCTGCCTGAGAAAGGGCGCTGGGTGCACGTGGCCGTGACCTACGATGCCGAGGCCAAACTCATCCGCTTTTACCTCAATGGAAGGTTTGATAAAGAATGCCTTCAAGCCACCGCCCACCCGGCCCTGCTGGGGCCTGCGCAGATCGGCAACTGGGACTCTCAAGACCGCAAACTAAGCGGTCGCGTGGACGAACTCATTTTGTTAGGCCGAACCATGACCGACGATGAAATCCGCGCCCTGTTTGACGCCGGCAATCCATACTTATGA